The window CGATCGCCCAACGGGGAAACTTCTGGGTAAAGCCCAATTGTTCCTGAAGGGCAAAGGAATTAAGCTTGACTACAACCCCATCGGTCATATAAGGCAAATTCCGCCGTTGGGTATCCCAGGAATTGTAATAATCCCGGACATCCTCTAAAGAGGCGCAGATTTTGCGATTCGGATTCACCCGGAAACCCAAGTTTTGCATTAATTCCAGGGCATCCCATTGGGTACGAGCAACTTCCACGTCCTCTTTTCCGGGAATATATAAGGTATAAGCAAAGAAATCCAACCGTCGGCGATCGACAATTTTAGGGTCTAATTGTCGTAGAGTTCCCGCTGCCGCATTCCGAGGATTCGCGAACAATTGCTCACCGGCTTGCTCGCGTTCCTGATTAATTTGTTCAAATACGTTGATGGGTAAAAACGCCTCTCCGCGCACTTCTACCACTGGCGGCGGTGTCTGTGTATTCAGTCGCAAGGGAATCGAGCGAATGGTGCGGACATTCTGGGTAATTTCTTCACCCGTAACACCATCGCCTCGCGTGACTCCCCGCACTAAGACGCCATTTTCATAAGTCAGCGCTAAAGCGTTGCCATCAATTTTGAGTTCACAGACATATTCAAACCCCCCCTGTCCCTCCTTCACAAGGGAGGGTGCATAGCGCTTCCACCGTTCCTGCCACTTGGTAAACTCCTCGATGTTGAAGGCATTTTCCAAGCTGTAAAGGGGGATATTGTGCCGCACGGAAGAAAACTGGGAAGCTGGTTTCTCTCCCACACGTTGAGTGGGGCTTTCAGGCGTGATTAACTCAGGATATTGTGTCTCTAAATCTTGCAGTTCCCGATACAGCTTGTCATAAATGGCATCCTCCATAATCGGATTGTCGAGGACGTAATAGGCATAGCTGGCTTTTTGCACCAACTGCCGCAGTTCTTGAACTCGCTGTTTTACTTCAGGTGTCGCTTGTGTCACAGCGTTTGTTATCCTCAACGCGCATTAGACTCTAGTTTAGCGACAAGATTTGCGATCGCTATTCATATCCCTCTTGTGTCACTCTCCGGGAGAGCAATCTCCAGAAGCTGTTGTTCTTATCGATTATGACAGCCTCCATCAACCCATATTTGCTGCGACAAGGTACTCAGTTAGCGATCGCTCATCAAGGCAAAGATATTCAACTGTTTGAGGGAATGCCAGTGACAGTAGAACTGAAACCCGTACTTGAGGCTAAGGATGAATCGATTACATTAAATATTCCTTCCGATCCAGCAGTTAATCCGAACAAGCCGGATGAACGCTAAAACCCTTTAGATACGTTTCGCGATCGCCTGATTTGCGTGAAAAAGCAGAACCTCATTTAGCTCCATTTATCCTGTTGCCATACAGAACTCTAGGAAATTAACCTATAAACAGATGACACAATTCGGAGAGTGAAGATGACGGATGCACCGACAGTTCTACTCACTTTTGCGGTTAACGACCCAGAACTCGATGATGAGGAACGGCAAGAGATAGCCCAAAAGCTACTGCGCCAGCTCAAACAACTGGATGAAGTGGAGAAGGTTGGTCGTGCAGAAGACTCGAATCTAGAAGAGGGAAGTCGGTCGGTGCTGGCAACACTGGTGGGAGTCCTGACGGCAGAAGTCAGTGTAGAAAATGTTAAGAAAGTGCTGGGCTTTGTTGGCGATCGCCTGAGTGACAAGCCCATTATTATTAAAGTTAAAGTGGGCGAACAGGAAGTTGAGATTGAGGCAAAAAGCCGTAAGGAGTTAGAAGAGGCTGAGAAAGTTGCCAATAATCTCCTAGCGCGGATGCAAGGAACTTCTGATGCCTAAACCTGCTCCTAAGAAGGTAGCACTGCTCATCGGAGTGAGTGAGTACAAGGAGGGTTTGCCTCCACTCCCGGCAGCACCTAATGATGTGGAAGCGATGCGGCGAGTGCTGCAAGACCCAAACTTGGGGGGGTTTGATGTGGTTGAACGACTGCTTAATCCTGACCCAATTGCCATGCAGGATGCCATAGAGAAGCTGTTTGCAGAGTGCCAAAAGGATGACCTGGCATTACTGTTTTTCTCCGGTCATGGCATCACTGATGATAATGGCAGGCTCTTCTTGACTACTCGCCTGACCAATGAAAAGAGGTTTAAAGCAACATCAGTGCCAGCTAGTTTTGTACATGACGTGATGAATGAAAGTGACTGTCAACGTCAGGTAGTCATTCTCGACTGTTGCTACAGTGGTGCTTTTAAGGAGGGGTGGCAGGCTAGAAGTGCTAGCACTATAGCAATCCTAAATGATTCGTGAACATGAGTTATACATAAAGATTTTCGGAAAATCGAAGACTTGATGATGAGTAATGAGTTCAAATAATCTCTTGACTGCCGCGAAGGATTTACATAAGTGGTAAAACTCTCTCACAAATCTTTTGGCATACAGCCAAATGTCTTCCACAGGATTTTGTTCTGGGTCATTGGGAGCAAACTGAATACAAGTAACTTTCCATTCGTTCTCATCAAGTCCTTGATTTACGGAATCTAAGTACGCTCTAAATTCAACCGAACGATGATAGCTGGCTCCATCCCTCTCTCAAGGCAATACGGCTTTGAGGATACTGCCTGAGTAAGTATTGCACGAAGGCAATCGCGCTCTGTGAATTCCCCTGTTTATAAGGCTTAACCCAAAATTCCTGTGTGTAATAGTTAAGCGCACCAAAATACGTCTGTCTTTGCCGCTCGTTGATTACGGGAACTTCAATTCGTTCTTTTGTATTACCCCAGACATAACCACAGATGTCCCCCCATAACAGATGGCATTCATCCTCAAAAAACACAACGAGTTCCCCAGACACAATCTCACGTTGATTAGTATCTAGCCATTCCGTTATTTCAAGTTTTTTTTCGCTACTAAGTCAGGGTCTTTTTTAGGATTCTTCTTCTGCGTCTTTTTCCAACTGATATCTGCCTGTTTAAACAGTTTGTAGTAGCTCTGGTTTGATTCATACACCACGCCAAAACTATCTTCGACGTGTTCCTTTAGTTCGTCTAAATGCCAGTAATTCTTTTGTTTAAGCCAGCTAATAACTGTTTGTTTTTGCACATCATTAAGATAACCTCTCGACCCTTGATGCTTAAGTCTCAATCCGACAATGCCCTGTGACAAAAACGCATATTTCCACTTATTGACAAATCCTACAGACACGCGCAAAATCTCTCCAATCTGAGCATGAGTGTAGTTTTGCATTACCATCTGCACAGCCAGCGCTCGTTTTAGTTCCCTGGAGTCTGGGTTTCCTTGAATGAAATCCATCAACTCTTCCATTGCTCAACAACGCCTCCTCCTGCTATGGCTTATTTAAGCATATCGATGAGTCTGAGTTTTCACAAATGATTTAGGATTGCTATATCAGCTAGAATGTACCGAACACTACCTAATAACCAATTTCAAAGGTGAAGATGTATGGATGAGCAATCGGTTAATGATTAAGGTTGGAGAGCGAAAATATGAGCTGACGCGGAAAGGTCAGTTAACTGACGAAGAAATCAAATGGTTAACGAATGAATTGATCGAATGGTTAAGATTGCCGAGAACAAAAAAGAACGAAAAATGAAGGCAATTCCACTTGTAAAAAAAAGGGCGCACCAGCCAGTGCGCCCAGAAGTAGTAGGATGAGAAAATTGAACTCGTAAATCGGTAATGCTTATTTCTTGAACGGCAGGGTCAACATATCCTTGACACTGAGGGGTTGGGGATATTCTATTAAACCAATATCGATCTTTTTGGTGTCGCTGCAATACCGATAGGTGCCAAACAACCGATCCCAAATCGTCAGCAAACTGCCAAAGTTCGAGTCTGTTTCCTTGACGATTTGTGAGTGATGGATGCGATGGTAGTTGGGTGTTACGATCAAGTAAGTGAGGATGCGGTCAATTTTTGGTGAAAGTGCCCAGTTGCTGTGTTGAAACAATTGGTCAGCAACAAACATAGCTTCATATATAAATAAATATTCCGGCCTGATGCCAAACAACCCAATTAAGAGTGCCATGGGTACGTAGGATGCCATCACTTCGAGCAGCTGAAATCGATAAGCCGTTGTAATGTTCATGGCTAGATCTGAATGATGCACTCGGTGAAAGCGCCAGCCGATGGGCCAGAAGTGCGCCAAGCAATGCCAAGCATAACGGTAGGAGTCGAGTACCAGTATGGATAGTAAAGCAACGACCCCAGGGAAGGGAATATAGTGAAATAGCCCAGGCCACATCTTTTGCTGCCAAATCCAGCTTAAGAGTAAGCCAAAGGGGATTTTGGTGACGACCGAATTGAAAATTGCTAGCGCTAAATTTGGCCCCAGTCTGCTCGCCCAACTCTGTTTGTAGGCGTAAAACGGAAATAAGACTTCTAAAATCCCGAAGAGTAACAGGCTGCCCAGAATTATCGGAAGAGTGCTATGCATTGACTTTTACAAGGCTTAATTGAAGGACTTTTTGGCAAGAAGTCACCCTGAGCAGAAAGGAGCATTGGGTATAGCGCTCCAGATCAATATCCTTAGCCCGATAAGTTTAACCTTTACTGTTTGTAGGTTGCCAGGGAGGGGTCAATTTCTCTGGTCCAAGCTTCGATGCCACCTTGGACTTTAGTGCCGATAACCCCAGCCTGATGTAGCAGTATCAGGGCACGGGCGGAGCGTTTACTAGACGTGCAGTAGGCAATGAGTTCACGACCCTTGAGCTGGGACTTAATTTCATTAATGCCTTTGCCTTGCTCCAGTTCTTGCAGGGGAAGCGAGACGGCACCAGGGAGGTGAGATAGGTTATATTCCCTAGCGGTGCGTACATCAACAATCAGGTAATTGTTTTGATCTTTGCTGTTGAGCAGTTTCTTGAGTTGATGTACATTCATCACTGGCTCAGAAGCTTCTTGAATCGCATAGCCAACGATGGGAAGATCTGAAGCAACGGCTAAAGGTACACCGGCTTGCATGATGGGTCGCAGTAAGTCGGAGTTGTAACGCACCGCTCCTACTGTACCAACCGCTGAGAGAGCTAGGGCGACACCACAACCCGATAACCAGCTTTCCTGCGGTGAGCGCTTTTTCGCCGAACTAGACTGAAATTCTGGGATGTCCTTGATGTCGTACAGCGGCAAGCTGGAGTCGATGTACTTATTCCAGGCATGGATGCCACCGGTAATATTGATGGCTTTGATGCCAGCTTGTTGTAAGCGGAAGACGCTATGAGCGGAACGAATCCCAGCTTTGCACAAGACTAAAACTTGAATCTCTTGGCCTGGGTTCGCTTGACGTTTTTCTTCGAGCAGTTTTTGGATTCTCGCCACTCCTGCCCCAGCTTTAATGAGTGGATAGGGAACAAGGAACCAATCTCCCGGCAAGCGAGCAATGTTTTGCTCACTCTGGTAGCGCACGTCAATCAGCAGGAGATTGCTGGGATTTTGTGCGATGCATTGTTGGAGTTGTTGAACGCTGATCTGCGAGACTTGCGTTTGCAACAAGCGATGGCCGACGAAGGGAAGTTGGGTGAGTTTGCCGACGGGACTGCCTTGAGGGATGAAGTTTTTTAGATGGGCGCGGGCGTCGAGCATGATGGTTGTTGTCCTTTGTTTCTCTATCCAGTAAGACTCGTGACTAGGGCTTAGTAATAATTGGGAGAATAAGCGGTCAACAAGTCGAGGGGTTGATTGGGTCGATGAAGCTCTACTTGGGTTACGAGCTTTTGGCTTATCCCTATCCTATGGGCTTGAACAAAATATCGAAATTCTTTCGGCAACTCTTATTTGTCACTTTAAGAACTCCAGCCGTTTTTTAAAGTTTGAATGAAGCCCACCATCCTGAGGGCAGAACTGAATCATTAACGGGACTTTGTCCAGTCAAAAAACGTAATCCCCAAGGTTCTAAATTACCGCGAAAATACTGTGGTCAAGGATGAAATCATTATGTATTCATTCTTTGGGGTGATGAAAAAATTTAGCTAATAGCTAAGCATTGGTTGATTGAAAATCAATCAATAGTGCGATCAAAAAATAGGCGGAATTCTGTCTAAAGTCTGTTTTATCCTTAAAAAACCTCTTTGATTACTGAGGGGATGGCTCGGTTAATTCCCCTTCAAACTATTTTCTTTAATCAGAATATTTAGATAGATCACTTGCTCTTAGCTTCGAGAGTGAGATGGAACATCAGGGAATCTACTGAATGAACGCCCAGTTGATCACCCTCGGAAATTGCCTAGAGTGGATAGCGATCGCAATCATCACCCTTGCGAGTGTTAGCGTTTCACCGTATCACGCAAAGAAATCCGTCTGGATGGCAATTCCCTCAGGTTGAAACAGTACCATCGTGGTGTTGGTCAACCTACTCTCAAGGAAAAAAACAAATGAGCCTGTTCGATAAACTCTCTAGTGCGCGTCAACAAAGCCAAACTACATTAGGGCCAGCCGAAGCCTTTGCGGCGATCGCCTTGATTGCTGTGGCTGCCGATGGCTATGCGGCTGATGCAGAAGAGGAATTGCTCATCATTACCTTATCTCGGATGCAACTATTCAGGAGCTATCCCGCCGATGTGTTGCAAAGAATGCTCGATCGACTCCTGAGTATTCTCCAACGCCAGGGGGCTGAAACCCTGCTAGCTGCGGCTTTAGCCTCACTACCTCATGACTTGCAAGAAACAGCCTTTGCTGTAACGGCGGATATTGTCTTAGCTGATGGCGAAGTGACCCAAGAGGAAGAAGAATTTTTGAATGACCTTTATCACGTCTTGGAGATACCAGAGGAAACCGCCATCAAGATTATTGATGTCATGTTGATTAAAAATCGAGGTTGACACTCTCGCCCTCAAGCGACGCTGTAACCCGTTGATGCAGATCAAAAACAGGTATCAGGTGGGTTACGGCTGTGCCTAACCCACCTCATTCAACAGTAGAGATTAAGGATTAACGCTGACAAAGTATCAAGCCAAACCATTGTTGCGAGTCAGTCCAAACCTTGAGGGGTTTTAAACCCTTAACCTGAAGTTCTTGTTGTATACCCTCTAGGTCAAACTTGCGGGAAATTTCCGTCATGATCGTTTCCCCTGCTGCAAAATTCAGGGTGAGGTCAAGCGCCTCTAACCGGACGGTGTGCGCTTCCAAACACCGCAAATGCATCTCAATCTGATTGAGTTGCTCATTGTAAAAGGCCCAATGTTCAAACTGCTGAGTATCAAAATTTCCCGCAAAACGCTGATTCAGATGCTCCAGCATATTCAGGTTAAATTCAGCGGTTACGCCTTGGCTGTCGTTGTAAGCGTCTTCCAGCAAGGGTTTTGCTTTTTGCAAGTCAACGCCGAGTAGGAAATACTCGCCCACTTTAAGCGCCCCTTGAATCTGGGAAAAAAAGACATCACACTCCTGGGGATTGAAATTGCCCAGCGTACTGCCTAAAAACACAATCATCCGCGTAGGCAACAAAGTAGGTGTTAGCTGTTGTAATGCCAACTCATAAGTGCCGACTAAACCCTGAACCTGAAGTGAGGGATAATCTGCTAGTAATTGCCTCGCACTGCTTTCTAAGATTCCAGCACTGACATCAATGGGCACATACTGTAATGGGTAGGCATGAGCGGCGTAAGCATCTAACAAAAGGCGGGTTTTTGTGGAACTCCCACTACCAAGTTCCACCAGTTCACAAGCCCCCGTCATCCGGGCAATTTCACTGGCATACTGGCGTAAAATCGCGGCTTCTGTCCGCGTTGGGTAATATTCGGGTAACTCACAAATCTCCTCAAACAGAACAGATCCACGATCATCATAGAAATACTGTGGTGGTAGAGTTTTGGGAGTCTGCGTTAACCCTTGGATCACATCGCTACCAACCTGGGGTTCTGCGTCTGAGGCAGCGCAGAGATTGACTAAGTATTGGAGCTTTAAGCGTTCCGCTTCTACAGAGTGAGGCTGATGGTCAGCTTGGCTGATGCCAGATACACTCTGAGTTAAATTCCTCACGATTATTCTTCCCTAAAAAATTTCATCACACTAGGGCGCAGACATGCTCAACTCTGGGAAAGGGTTGAGGCGTAGGTTTCCTCTACAGAACTCTCTGCAAAGTCATCTACGTGGCGAGTCAGTGCTGCCAGCGTGCCATCACCCAGTTTAGTACCGAGGAAGGAAGTGAGAGAAATTCTCATCCTGCTTTTTCCGGTGTAACGAATGATGTGCTGTTCGTTAAAAACTCACAAATTACTCACAAGTTTTGCTTAGCATTATTAATAGTTTTGGACGGGTTGCTGTCATACAAAATCAGATTATTTGTCATACATCTACAACCTTAATGTCATACATTCATAATTATGTATTACATAAAAAGAGAGGAGAGCTAGAGAGATTCTTTAGTTGATTACGGTTCTATCAAGAAGAACCTATTCAAGATAATTATTGCTGAAAGAAAATCAAGCTTTGTATGGAATTACAAGCTGAGTATTTTATCTATTATAAAGTTGATTTATAAGTCGTAAATTGATAGCGAAATATCCAGATGTCTCAGCGATAGCCTTGAAAAGCTATAAGGGCAATACTTTCAAGGAAACCCAGGCTTTAGTTACAATTTTAAATATTAAAATACTTCTTAATTTATAAAAGCTTTATACACAGATAAAAAGATTGGAGCTAATAATAGAAATAGAGCAAAACAAAAGAAAGGACTGACGGGTGGGTGTAGAGCATATTTCACAGTCCGATCATCTCAAAAGCTTCTAGAGTCTCAACTAGAGAGTTGGGTGGACAAGATTTCCCGAAAATGAATGAAATGTAGAAATATGAGGTTAAAGCTCTCTGGATTCAGGCTAGGTGCGTCTTCACTGAAAAAAACATTAGGTTTCAATATTTTGTGAGCCGCTTAGTCATGGAGATGATGTTGTGATGGCTGTTAAAGAAATTCCTGCTGTTACGCCTCTGAGTTTGTTTACAGCATCCAAGCAAATTCAATTTCTAGCCACCTTAAAACGAATTCGGTTTAGCGGCAAACTGGTGCTATCTGAACCCGAAGGACAGCAATGGCTGTTTTTTCTCCATCTAGGGCGCATTATTTATGCAACGGGTGGCACTCATCCAGTGAGGCGATGGCAGCGGAATTTAGCCTTTTACTGCCCTCAAAGTCCGACTTTGCGCTTAACCCTAGAGCGCGATTTAGCCAGAATGGATACAACTCCTGTCTCTATGTGCTGGCAATATCAGCTATTATCTTTATGGACTCAGCAGCAAAAAATCACTTCTGAACAAGCCGCGAAAATCATTCACGCCGCAATCGCAGAAGTCCTATTTGATGTCGCGCAGGCAAGGCGTGCCACTTATCAAATTCATCCCAATAATTCCTTCTCAACACCACTCGCCTTGATTGATGTAGAACATGCGATCGCAGAAGTTGAGGAGGAGTGGCAGGTTTGGCGTAATGATCGCGTTGCCGATTATTCTCCTAACCTGGCACCCATCATCAAGCAACCCGAACAACTCCGAAAACACACATCATCAGCAGCTTACCAAAGCTTGATTCAGTTGTTAGACGGAAAACATACTCTCCGGGATTTAGCCGTGCACCTCAAACGGGATGTTTTGCAACTCACCCGTTCCTTTTTCCCCTACATTCAATCGGGGTTGATGGAATTGGTTAGCATTCCCGATTTACCGACTCCAGTGGGTGGAAAAGTTTCTGAAACACCCTCCACTCCTGTTGTCAACACCGGAGGGCTGGTAGCTTGCGTCGATGACAGTCCATTGGTTTGCCAAACCATGGAAAAACTGCTTCTGGCAGCGGGGTATCGATATTTCAGCGTGACGGATGGGATGCGTGCGATCGCAACTTTACTTGCTCGTAAGCCAGATGTAATCTTTTTAGATTTAGTAATGCCCAATACCAACGGCTATGAAATTTGCAGCCAATTACGCAAACTGGCTTGTTTTCAAGATACCCCGATAGTCATCTTAACGGGCAATGATGGATTAGTGGATCGAGTTCGAGCCAAACTCGTTGGAGCCTCGGATTTCTTAAGTAAACCCATCGATGCAGATATTGTACTCAACACAGTTCGTAAGCATTTAAAACAGGGCGCAATCAGTCATTAGTCATTGCTGGGGGTGGGGGTGGGGGAATCCGACACCGATACATTCTGAACAAGAGTTAAATTCTATCCGTGTCGTGAATTCTGGGGAAGCAATGATGATTGACGATTAACGTTTGTTTGACTACCAACTCCTTTGTTTGTTATTAATTTATACGGTGAAAACCATGACTACTGCTCTAGTTGTTGAAGATTCCAGAACTGATATGCAAGTGATCATTAGCTGTTTGCAACAAGGAGGCTTAAATGTCCTGACGGCTGACAGTGGTGAAGAAGCTCTAAGCAAAATTAGTAGCCATCAACCAGATGTCATCGTTCTGGATGTTGTCCTACCCGGACGCAGTGGATATGAAATCTGTCGCGACCTCAAAGCTGAAGCCAAAACCCGCACCATTCCAGTAATTATCTGTTCAACTAAATCAGGCGAAATGGATAAATTCTGGGGCATGAAACAGGGAGCAGATGCTTACCTTGCCAAACCAGTTGACCAAGAGGAATTAGTCCGTACCGTGAAACAGCTCATCAAACGATAAGCCCGACCAACCATCAATATCTCACTCTTGATTGGGGTGGGCATTGCCCACCCCACCAGAGAAATGTGAAAGTTGTGTTTGGACAGCTTCTGAAGTGGAGTCTTAATCAATGTCCAACTCTTTATCAGTCCGCAATTTTTTTTCCATACCTGTAGCGCAGCAATTCATCGAATCGGCACCTTCTTCCAGGGCAACTGAACAGTTTTTACGATTTCATCTTTTGCCTGATACGACAGCCCTTTTACCGATTCAACAACTCACTGAAGTATTAACGATTCCCAAAGCTCAAATTGTACCCATTTTTCAGATGCCATCCTGGGTAATGGGAGCTTACAACTGGCGAGGTGAAGTTCTTTGGATGGTTGATTTAGGTCATTTAGTTGGACTCACTCCCTGGCACCAACAGGCAAACATTACTTCAGCCCATACAGCGATTGTACTCCAGGCTCCGACTAAAGAGTCAACGGCTACCAACCCAAAGCATGAGATGTTAGGGTTAGTCGTCAATCGCGTAGAAGATATCGAGTGGTGCAATCCAGATTGGATTCAATCGCCGCCTTCATCGACGGTAACTCCTGAACTTGTGCCCTTTTTGCGTGGGTATTGGCTGAAATCGAATGGTGAAATGTTAGTGGTCATCGATGGTAAAGCGATTATGCTCTCGATGCCCAAGCAATAAGTTTTAGTTCTGTTATAGAGTGTTTTGTTCACGAGCCTATCTACCGCTACTGCCAAATTCTAAACAATTGCGATAGAT of the Allocoleopsis franciscana PCC 7113 genome contains:
- a CDS encoding caspase family protein, whose amino-acid sequence is MPKPAPKKVALLIGVSEYKEGLPPLPAAPNDVEAMRRVLQDPNLGGFDVVERLLNPDPIAMQDAIEKLFAECQKDDLALLFFSGHGITDDNGRLFLTTRLTNEKRFKATSVPASFVHDVMNESDCQRQVVILDCCYSGAFKEGWQARSASTIAILNDS
- a CDS encoding sterol desaturase family protein, translating into MHSTLPIILGSLLLFGILEVLFPFYAYKQSWASRLGPNLALAIFNSVVTKIPFGLLLSWIWQQKMWPGLFHYIPFPGVVALLSILVLDSYRYAWHCLAHFWPIGWRFHRVHHSDLAMNITTAYRFQLLEVMASYVPMALLIGLFGIRPEYLFIYEAMFVADQLFQHSNWALSPKIDRILTYLIVTPNYHRIHHSQIVKETDSNFGSLLTIWDRLFGTYRYCSDTKKIDIGLIEYPQPLSVKDMLTLPFKK
- a CDS encoding rhodanese-like domain-containing protein; translation: MLDARAHLKNFIPQGSPVGKLTQLPFVGHRLLQTQVSQISVQQLQQCIAQNPSNLLLIDVRYQSEQNIARLPGDWFLVPYPLIKAGAGVARIQKLLEEKRQANPGQEIQVLVLCKAGIRSAHSVFRLQQAGIKAINITGGIHAWNKYIDSSLPLYDIKDIPEFQSSSAKKRSPQESWLSGCGVALALSAVGTVGAVRYNSDLLRPIMQAGVPLAVASDLPIVGYAIQEASEPVMNVHQLKKLLNSKDQNNYLIVDVRTAREYNLSHLPGAVSLPLQELEQGKGINEIKSQLKGRELIAYCTSSKRSARALILLHQAGVIGTKVQGGIEAWTREIDPSLATYKQ
- a CDS encoding tellurite resistance TerB family protein, with product MSLFDKLSSARQQSQTTLGPAEAFAAIALIAVAADGYAADAEEELLIITLSRMQLFRSYPADVLQRMLDRLLSILQRQGAETLLAAALASLPHDLQETAFAVTADIVLADGEVTQEEEEFLNDLYHVLEIPEETAIKIIDVMLIKNRG
- the egtD gene encoding L-histidine N(alpha)-methyltransferase, producing the protein MRNLTQSVSGISQADHQPHSVEAERLKLQYLVNLCAASDAEPQVGSDVIQGLTQTPKTLPPQYFYDDRGSVLFEEICELPEYYPTRTEAAILRQYASEIARMTGACELVELGSGSSTKTRLLLDAYAAHAYPLQYVPIDVSAGILESSARQLLADYPSLQVQGLVGTYELALQQLTPTLLPTRMIVFLGSTLGNFNPQECDVFFSQIQGALKVGEYFLLGVDLQKAKPLLEDAYNDSQGVTAEFNLNMLEHLNQRFAGNFDTQQFEHWAFYNEQLNQIEMHLRCLEAHTVRLEALDLTLNFAAGETIMTEISRKFDLEGIQQELQVKGLKPLKVWTDSQQWFGLILCQR
- a CDS encoding response regulator is translated as MAVKEIPAVTPLSLFTASKQIQFLATLKRIRFSGKLVLSEPEGQQWLFFLHLGRIIYATGGTHPVRRWQRNLAFYCPQSPTLRLTLERDLARMDTTPVSMCWQYQLLSLWTQQQKITSEQAAKIIHAAIAEVLFDVAQARRATYQIHPNNSFSTPLALIDVEHAIAEVEEEWQVWRNDRVADYSPNLAPIIKQPEQLRKHTSSAAYQSLIQLLDGKHTLRDLAVHLKRDVLQLTRSFFPYIQSGLMELVSIPDLPTPVGGKVSETPSTPVVNTGGLVACVDDSPLVCQTMEKLLLAAGYRYFSVTDGMRAIATLLARKPDVIFLDLVMPNTNGYEICSQLRKLACFQDTPIVILTGNDGLVDRVRAKLVGASDFLSKPIDADIVLNTVRKHLKQGAISH
- a CDS encoding response regulator transcription factor — protein: MTTALVVEDSRTDMQVIISCLQQGGLNVLTADSGEEALSKISSHQPDVIVLDVVLPGRSGYEICRDLKAEAKTRTIPVIICSTKSGEMDKFWGMKQGADAYLAKPVDQEELVRTVKQLIKR
- a CDS encoding chemotaxis protein CheW, which gives rise to MSNSLSVRNFFSIPVAQQFIESAPSSRATEQFLRFHLLPDTTALLPIQQLTEVLTIPKAQIVPIFQMPSWVMGAYNWRGEVLWMVDLGHLVGLTPWHQQANITSAHTAIVLQAPTKESTATNPKHEMLGLVVNRVEDIEWCNPDWIQSPPSSTVTPELVPFLRGYWLKSNGEMLVVIDGKAIMLSMPKQ